The following are encoded in a window of Bordetella genomosp. 10 genomic DNA:
- the tssA gene encoding type VI secretion system protein TssA: MEFADILTALDPRLPCGEDLEYDADFLLLQQAAVGKAEQQFGSTIIPADPPDWREVERRAHALLERTRDIRIISHLTQAWTEIRGLPGYAQGLTLAADALERYWEPVHPRLQGEDDEDMDPMPRIYALTSLGDVQGCARSARSASLLSGVHGQLSLRDAEAVLDGTRTDNDAYPGGRARLVQSLRAAAMQGSADVNAVGEAAAALLRIQELVNARLGAEWAPDYRGILRTLQCVAQQLQDESAAGDGKADVDLADSTNTGAPKVDAPQPQRPAPALRWQDAQIQSRDDAVLMLAKVCAYFDAHEPSHPAPYLIQRAQQLISMRFHDIIRNLAPQGLEQFEAWLPKDPDGRVST; encoded by the coding sequence ATGGAATTTGCAGACATTCTCACCGCGCTGGATCCGCGCCTGCCCTGCGGCGAAGATCTGGAATACGACGCGGACTTCCTGCTGTTGCAGCAGGCTGCCGTCGGCAAGGCCGAGCAGCAGTTCGGATCGACCATCATTCCCGCCGACCCGCCCGATTGGCGCGAGGTCGAACGGCGCGCGCATGCGCTGCTGGAACGCACCCGCGACATCCGCATCATCAGCCACCTGACCCAGGCCTGGACCGAGATCCGCGGCCTGCCTGGCTATGCGCAGGGCCTCACGTTGGCCGCCGATGCGCTCGAACGTTATTGGGAGCCCGTGCATCCCCGCCTGCAAGGCGAGGACGACGAGGACATGGATCCGATGCCGCGCATCTATGCGTTGACCTCGCTGGGCGACGTGCAGGGCTGCGCGCGCAGCGCGCGCTCGGCGTCGCTGCTGAGCGGCGTGCATGGGCAACTGAGCTTGCGCGACGCCGAGGCGGTGCTGGACGGCACCCGCACCGACAACGACGCCTATCCGGGCGGCCGCGCGCGCCTGGTGCAGAGCCTGCGCGCCGCCGCGATGCAAGGCAGCGCCGACGTCAACGCGGTGGGCGAGGCGGCCGCGGCCCTGCTGCGCATACAGGAACTGGTGAACGCCAGGCTGGGCGCCGAATGGGCGCCCGATTACCGCGGCATCCTGCGCACGCTGCAATGCGTGGCGCAGCAGCTCCAGGACGAGAGCGCCGCCGGCGACGGAAAAGCCGACGTCGACCTCGCGGACAGCACCAACACCGGCGCGCCAAAAGTTGACGCGCCGCAGCCCCAGCGTCCCGCCCCCGCGCTGCGCTGGCAGGACGCCCAGATCCAATCCCGCGACGACGCCGTGCTGATGCTGGCCAAGGTGTGCGCCTACTTCGACGCGCACGAACCCAGCCACCCGGCACCGTACCTGATCCAGCGGGCGCAGCAGCTTATCTCGATGCGCTTCCACGACATCATCCGCAACCTCGCGCCGCAAGGCCTGGAGCAGTTCGAAGCGTGGTTGCCCAAGGACCCCGACGGGCGCGTTTCGACCTGA
- the tssC gene encoding type VI secretion system contractile sheath large subunit: MQADDLSALLKKEFKPKTEQAQDAVEHAVRTLAHQALENSAVGLSSDAYRTIQAIIGEIDRKLSEQINLVMHHAEFQQLEGAWRGLHYLVNNTETDELLKIRVMNLSKKELGRTLKRHKGVGWDQSPIFKRVYEEEYGQFGGEPLGCLVGDYHFDHSPPDVELLGEIARVSAAAHCPFIAGAAPSVMQMDSWQELANPRDLTKIFTNTEYAAWRSLRESEDSRYVGLAMPRFLARLPYGARTNPVDEFDFEEDTDGANHDRYTWANSAYAMAANINRSFKLYGWSTSIRGVESGGAVENLPCHTFPTDDGGVDMKCPTEIAISDRREAELAKNGFMPLVHRKNSDFAAFIGAQSLQKPQEYYDNDASANAKLSARLPYLFACCRFAHYLKCIVRDKIGSFRERDDMERWLNDWIMNYVDGDPVNSSQETKARKPLAAAEVQVEEIEDNPGYYSAKFFLRPHYQLEGLTVSLRLVSKLPSLKQNEG; the protein is encoded by the coding sequence ATGCAGGCGGACGACCTGTCCGCCCTGCTGAAGAAGGAGTTCAAGCCCAAGACCGAGCAGGCGCAGGACGCCGTGGAGCATGCCGTGCGCACGCTCGCGCACCAGGCCCTGGAGAACAGCGCCGTGGGCCTGTCCTCGGACGCCTACCGCACCATCCAGGCCATCATCGGCGAGATCGACCGCAAGCTCTCGGAGCAGATCAACCTGGTCATGCACCACGCGGAGTTCCAGCAACTGGAAGGCGCCTGGCGCGGGTTGCACTACCTGGTGAACAACACCGAGACGGACGAGCTGCTGAAGATCCGCGTGATGAACCTGTCCAAGAAGGAGCTGGGACGCACGCTGAAGCGCCACAAGGGCGTGGGCTGGGACCAGAGTCCCATTTTCAAGCGGGTGTATGAAGAGGAATACGGCCAGTTCGGCGGCGAACCGCTGGGTTGCCTGGTGGGCGACTACCACTTCGACCACAGCCCGCCCGACGTGGAGCTGCTGGGCGAGATTGCCAGGGTCTCGGCGGCGGCGCACTGCCCCTTCATCGCCGGCGCGGCACCCAGCGTGATGCAGATGGATTCCTGGCAGGAACTGGCCAATCCGCGCGATCTCACCAAGATCTTCACCAATACCGAATACGCCGCCTGGCGCAGCCTGCGGGAGTCCGAGGATTCCCGCTACGTCGGCCTGGCCATGCCGCGCTTCCTGGCGCGCCTGCCCTACGGCGCGCGTACCAATCCGGTCGACGAGTTCGACTTCGAGGAAGACACCGACGGCGCCAACCACGACCGCTACACCTGGGCCAACTCGGCCTATGCCATGGCGGCGAACATCAATCGTTCCTTCAAGCTGTATGGCTGGAGCACGTCCATCCGCGGCGTCGAATCGGGCGGCGCGGTGGAGAACCTGCCGTGCCATACCTTCCCCACGGACGACGGCGGCGTCGACATGAAGTGCCCCACCGAGATCGCCATCAGCGACCGGCGCGAGGCCGAGCTGGCGAAGAACGGCTTCATGCCGCTGGTGCATCGCAAGAACTCCGACTTCGCCGCCTTCATCGGTGCGCAATCGTTGCAGAAGCCGCAGGAGTACTACGACAACGACGCATCGGCCAACGCCAAGCTGTCGGCCCGCCTGCCCTACCTGTTCGCCTGCTGCCGCTTCGCGCACTACCTGAAGTGCATCGTGCGCGACAAGATCGGCTCGTTCCGCGAACGCGACGACATGGAGCGCTGGCTGAACGACTGGATCATGAACTACGTGGACGGGGACCCGGTGAACTCGTCCCAGGAGACGAAGGCGCGCAAGCCGCTGGCGGCCGCCGAAGTCCAGGTGGAGGAGATCGAGGACAACCCCGGGTACTACTCGGCGAAGTTTTTCCTGCGGCCGCACTATCAGCTAGAAGGTTTGACAGTGTCGCTGCGCCTGGTGTCGAAGCTGCCGTCGCTCAAGCAAAACGAAGGCTGA
- the tssB gene encoding type VI secretion system contractile sheath small subunit encodes MATNPKGSGQKFIARNRAPRVQIEYDVEIYGAERKVQLPFVMGVMADLAGKTAAPQPDVAERKFLDIDIDNFDERMKSLQPRVAFQVPNTLTGDGNLNVDITFESIDDFSPATVASKVEAMNKLLEARTQLANLLTYMDGKTGAEELIGQVLKNPALLNALASAPNPESGKDAAPDDGAAPRDEQAEN; translated from the coding sequence ATGGCCACCAACCCCAAGGGAAGCGGACAGAAGTTCATCGCCCGCAACCGCGCCCCCCGCGTGCAGATCGAGTACGACGTCGAGATCTACGGCGCCGAACGCAAGGTGCAACTGCCGTTCGTGATGGGCGTCATGGCGGACCTGGCGGGCAAGACCGCCGCGCCGCAGCCGGACGTGGCCGAGCGCAAGTTCCTCGACATCGACATCGACAACTTCGACGAGCGCATGAAGTCGCTGCAGCCGCGCGTCGCTTTCCAGGTGCCGAATACGCTGACCGGCGACGGCAACCTCAACGTGGACATCACGTTCGAGAGCATCGACGATTTCTCGCCCGCCACGGTGGCCTCCAAGGTCGAGGCCATGAACAAGCTGCTGGAGGCCCGCACGCAGCTCGCCAATCTGCTGACCTATATGGACGGCAAGACCGGCGCCGAGGAACTGATCGGCCAGGTGCTGAAGAATCCCGCGCTGCTGAACGCGCTGGCCTCCGCGCCCAACCCGGAAAGCGGAAAAGACGCCGCGCCCGACGACGGCGCCGCGCCCCGGGACGAGCAGGCGGAAAACTAA
- a CDS encoding Hcp family type VI secretion system effector, which translates to MAVDMFMRIEGASGESKDANHKEWTDILSFSWGATQPGSMATGGGGGSGKASFNDLHVVARIDKAAPAVMKHCAGGKHLSKVELSICKAGGTQIEYSKITLDDVMVTSVQLSGDNTATSADPEYVLVNYAFQASKVTQQYWEQTDKGGKGAESQVAWDIKQNKEA; encoded by the coding sequence GTGGCTGTTGACATGTTCATGAGGATAGAAGGGGCGAGCGGCGAGTCCAAGGATGCCAACCACAAGGAGTGGACCGACATCCTGAGCTTTTCCTGGGGCGCCACCCAGCCCGGCTCCATGGCCACCGGCGGCGGCGGCGGTTCGGGCAAGGCCAGCTTCAACGACCTGCACGTGGTGGCCCGCATCGACAAGGCCGCGCCCGCCGTCATGAAGCATTGCGCCGGCGGCAAGCACCTGAGCAAGGTCGAGCTGTCGATATGCAAGGCCGGCGGCACGCAGATCGAATATTCGAAGATCACGCTGGACGACGTGATGGTGACGTCGGTGCAATTGTCGGGCGACAACACCGCCACCTCGGCCGATCCCGAGTACGTGCTGGTGAACTACGCCTTCCAGGCCTCCAAGGTCACCCAGCAATACTGGGAACAGACCGACAAGGGCGGCAAGGGCGCCGAAAGCCAGGTCGCCTGGGACATCAAGCAGAACAAGGAAGCCTGA
- the ychF gene encoding redox-regulated ATPase YchF: MALQCGIVGLPNVGKSTLFNALTRAGIPAENYPFCTIEPNVGVVEVPDPRLQKLAEIVSPERILSATVEFVDIAGLVAGASQGEGLGNQFLSHIRETDAIVNVVRCFEDPNVIHVAGKVDPIADIEVIETELALADLQTAEKALHRHQKTARSGDKEAQKLVGLLEKCIAQLNQAKPVRGLDFSPEDRALVAPLCFITSKPAMYVGNVSDDGFNDNPLLERLKEFAAARNAPVVAICAAIESEIVDLDDADRAAFLADMGMEEPGLNRLIRAAFKLLGLQTYFTAGVKEVRAWTVSIGATAPQAAGVIHTDFERGFIRAQTISYEDFIAYKGEQGAKEAGKMRAEGKEYVVQDGDVMNFLFNV, translated from the coding sequence ATGGCTCTGCAATGCGGCATCGTCGGCCTGCCCAACGTCGGCAAATCGACGCTTTTCAACGCGCTGACCCGCGCCGGCATCCCCGCGGAAAACTACCCTTTCTGCACCATCGAACCCAACGTCGGCGTCGTGGAAGTGCCCGATCCGCGCCTGCAGAAGCTGGCTGAGATCGTGTCGCCGGAGCGCATCCTCTCCGCCACGGTGGAGTTCGTCGACATCGCCGGCCTGGTCGCCGGCGCCAGCCAGGGCGAGGGCCTGGGCAACCAGTTCCTCTCGCATATCCGCGAAACCGACGCCATCGTCAACGTGGTGCGCTGCTTCGAGGATCCCAACGTGATCCACGTCGCCGGCAAGGTCGATCCGATTGCCGACATCGAAGTCATCGAGACCGAGCTGGCCCTGGCCGACCTGCAGACCGCCGAGAAAGCCCTGCACCGCCATCAGAAGACCGCGCGTTCCGGCGACAAGGAAGCGCAGAAACTGGTCGGCCTGCTGGAAAAGTGCATCGCCCAACTGAACCAGGCCAAGCCCGTGCGCGGCCTGGATTTCTCGCCGGAAGACCGCGCGCTGGTGGCGCCCCTGTGTTTCATCACCTCCAAGCCGGCCATGTACGTCGGCAACGTCAGCGATGACGGCTTCAACGACAATCCCTTGCTGGAGCGCCTGAAGGAATTCGCCGCGGCTCGCAATGCGCCCGTCGTGGCCATCTGCGCAGCCATCGAATCGGAAATCGTCGATCTGGACGATGCCGATCGGGCGGCTTTCTTGGCAGACATGGGCATGGAAGAGCCGGGGTTGAATCGGCTGATTCGCGCGGCGTTCAAGCTGCTTGGGTTGCAGACTTACTTCACGGCTGGCGTGAAGGAAGTGCGCGCCTGGACGGTTTCCATCGGCGCTACTGCCCCGCAGGCGGCTGGCGTCATCCACACTGATTTCGAACGCGGATTTATTCGGGCTCAGACGATTTCCTATGAGGACTTTATTGCCTATAAGGGCGAGCAAGGTGCCAAGGAAGCGGGGAAGATGCGGGCGGAAGGGAAGGAGTATGTGGTGCAGGATGGGGATGTTATGAACTTTTTGTTCAACGTCTGA
- a CDS encoding ammonium transporter, which translates to MDTLKSAADTLFILIGAVMVLAMHAGFAFLELGTVRKKNQVNALVKILVDFAVSTIAYFFIGYKIAYGVQFFTGAEALAVKNGHELVRFFFLLTFAGAIPAIISGGIAERSRFNPQLAATFLLVGFIYPFFEGIVWNGHLGLQQWLAGVAGAPFHDFAGSVVVHAFGGWVALIAVVLLGARRGRYKDGRIAAHPPSNIPFLALGAWVLAVGWFGFNVMSAQTLDKISGLVAINSLMAMAGGTLSAWMVGRNDPGFVYNGPLAGLVAVCAGSDVMHPLGALVTGAIAGVLFVYMFTKVQNKWRIDDVLGVWPLHGLCGAWGGIAAGIFGLQSLGGLGGVSFGAQVAGTVFGIIVASVSGFIVYGAIRALVGLRVSQEAEFNGADLSIHRISSTPERETNW; encoded by the coding sequence ATGGATACGTTGAAATCGGCGGCCGACACGCTGTTCATCCTCATTGGCGCGGTGATGGTGCTCGCGATGCATGCGGGCTTCGCGTTTCTGGAACTGGGCACGGTCCGCAAGAAGAACCAGGTCAACGCCCTGGTGAAAATACTGGTGGATTTCGCGGTGTCGACCATCGCGTATTTCTTCATCGGCTACAAAATCGCGTACGGCGTGCAGTTCTTCACGGGCGCCGAGGCGCTGGCGGTGAAAAACGGCCATGAGCTGGTGCGCTTCTTCTTCCTGCTGACCTTCGCCGGGGCGATCCCGGCGATCATCTCCGGCGGCATCGCGGAGCGTTCGCGCTTCAACCCGCAGTTGGCGGCGACCTTCCTGCTGGTGGGCTTCATCTATCCCTTCTTCGAAGGCATCGTGTGGAACGGGCACCTGGGCCTGCAGCAATGGCTGGCCGGGGTCGCGGGCGCGCCTTTCCACGATTTCGCCGGATCGGTGGTGGTGCATGCCTTCGGCGGCTGGGTGGCCTTGATCGCCGTGGTGCTGCTGGGCGCGCGGCGCGGGCGCTACAAGGACGGCCGCATCGCCGCGCATCCGCCGTCGAACATTCCTTTTCTTGCTCTGGGCGCGTGGGTGCTGGCGGTGGGCTGGTTCGGCTTCAACGTCATGAGCGCGCAGACCCTGGACAAGATCAGCGGCCTGGTCGCCATCAACTCGCTGATGGCCATGGCGGGCGGCACGCTGTCGGCATGGATGGTAGGGCGCAACGACCCGGGCTTCGTCTACAACGGCCCGCTGGCCGGCCTGGTGGCCGTCTGCGCGGGCTCGGACGTCATGCATCCCCTGGGCGCGCTGGTGACCGGCGCCATTGCCGGCGTCTTGTTCGTCTACATGTTCACCAAGGTCCAGAACAAGTGGCGCATCGACGACGTGCTGGGCGTCTGGCCCTTGCACGGCCTGTGCGGCGCCTGGGGCGGCATCGCCGCCGGCATCTTCGGCCTGCAATCGCTGGGAGGCCTGGGCGGCGTGTCTTTCGGCGCGCAGGTGGCGGGGACCGTATTCGGGATCATCGTCGCGTCCGTGAGCGGTTTCATCGTCTATGGCGCCATCCGCGCGCTGGTCGGCCTGCGGGTCAGCCAGGAAGCCGAGTTCAATGGCGCGGATTTGTCCATTCACCGCATTTCGTCCACGCCGGAGCGGGAGACGAATTGGTAG
- the tssE gene encoding type VI secretion system baseplate subunit TssE produces the protein MQKPVPSLRDRLQPALLDRLMDDAPAQRAETHDAGMITHAELRSAVLRDLRWLLNTVNLESTEDLAAFGQVPASTLNFGVRALAGKRMSDIDWIDVEDSLRHAITAFEPRILPASVEVRCVTNTATLEHHNVLSLDIKGMLWCVPYPMEFLFRTDIDLESGHMDLRDLGGH, from the coding sequence ATGCAAAAACCCGTTCCTTCCCTGCGCGACCGGCTCCAGCCGGCATTGCTCGATCGCCTGATGGACGACGCGCCGGCCCAACGCGCGGAAACGCACGACGCCGGCATGATCACGCACGCGGAACTGCGGTCGGCGGTGCTGCGCGATTTGCGCTGGCTGCTGAATACCGTGAACCTGGAAAGCACGGAAGACCTGGCGGCGTTCGGCCAGGTGCCGGCTTCCACCCTGAATTTCGGCGTGCGCGCGCTGGCGGGCAAGCGCATGTCCGACATCGACTGGATCGACGTCGAGGATTCCCTGCGCCACGCCATTACCGCCTTCGAACCGCGCATCCTGCCCGCGTCGGTCGAAGTGCGCTGCGTGACGAACACCGCCACCCTGGAGCACCACAACGTGCTCAGCCTGGACATCAAGGGCATGCTCTGGTGCGTGCCTTATCCGATGGAATTCCTGTTCCGCACCGACATCGACCTGGAAAGCGGACATATGGACCTGCGCGACCTGGGGGGCCATTGA
- a CDS encoding CPBP family glutamic-type intramembrane protease produces the protein MPRLRDDVKDFLRFVRRPTLRRLPPHDAGNGLDADWVPQTTLRRVLAWVVILWTFNLLVLGPLALKVATMGGAHHRLESGNIPWMIAIFWAPLVEEMVFRYFLRRPGQAWWMVPAMLAAMLKGPNVWTLPLAALAIVASVWTLQRAQQAGHRWSWGWRRRYVRLFPLVFHVASLTFAALHLGNYTLNHTLIWLMPVLVLPQWLTGLVLGWMRVRRGIGASVLMHMMFNAGPVLLVLALVKWAPALAS, from the coding sequence ATGCCGCGTTTGCGCGACGACGTCAAGGATTTCCTGCGATTCGTGCGCCGGCCCACGCTGCGCCGCTTGCCGCCGCACGACGCAGGCAACGGGCTGGACGCGGACTGGGTCCCGCAGACCACCCTGCGCCGGGTGCTGGCCTGGGTGGTCATCCTGTGGACCTTCAATCTGCTGGTGCTGGGGCCCCTGGCGCTGAAGGTCGCCACCATGGGCGGCGCCCATCATCGACTGGAGTCGGGCAACATTCCCTGGATGATCGCCATTTTCTGGGCGCCGCTGGTCGAGGAAATGGTGTTCCGCTATTTCCTGCGGCGGCCGGGGCAGGCGTGGTGGATGGTGCCCGCCATGCTGGCGGCCATGCTGAAGGGGCCGAACGTCTGGACCCTGCCGCTGGCGGCCCTGGCGATCGTCGCCAGCGTCTGGACTCTGCAGCGCGCGCAGCAGGCCGGGCATCGCTGGTCCTGGGGGTGGCGCCGCCGCTATGTGCGCCTGTTCCCGCTGGTGTTCCACGTGGCGTCGCTCACCTTCGCCGCCTTGCACCTGGGCAATTACACGCTCAACCACACGCTGATCTGGTTGATGCCGGTGCTGGTCCTGCCGCAGTGGCTGACCGGGCTGGTCCTGGGCTGGATGCGCGTGCGGCGCGGCATAGGCGCGTCCGTGCTGATGCATATGATGTTCAACGCCGGGCCCGTGCTGCTGGTGCTGGCGCTGGTCAAGTGGGCGCCGGCATTGGCGAGCTGA
- a CDS encoding Abi family protein translates to MSYADQLDQLVERGMVVTDGGRALDCLKRIGYYRLSGYWFAFRERSGPLCMLDEHGRKPKTVREERLVLDTFRAGTTFQDAVDLYVFDKKLRLLVLDALERVEVALRVDVSHTLGQLDRFAYLKPDLFHSEFSSDLDKASGVTRHHGWLGKHAQLIGRSKEEFVRHSLARYGLPLAIWVACEVWDFGTLSTLYNGMRESEQDAIAGRYGIGSGRIFATWLRSLNYLRNVCAHHSRLWNRNIVDQPKLPGATELPWVVPFETDVHARARCFLLLKITQHLLSVVNPRSSWAARMKAHLMMFPDLSHLGLNLGGMGAPVGWDADW, encoded by the coding sequence ATGAGCTATGCCGATCAACTGGATCAATTGGTCGAACGGGGCATGGTCGTCACCGATGGCGGTCGCGCGCTCGATTGCCTAAAGCGCATTGGTTACTACCGGCTGAGCGGCTATTGGTTTGCATTCCGCGAACGGAGTGGCCCACTGTGCATGCTGGATGAACATGGCAGGAAACCGAAGACAGTGCGAGAAGAGCGGCTCGTGCTGGACACCTTTCGTGCCGGCACGACTTTCCAGGACGCGGTGGATCTGTACGTGTTTGACAAGAAGCTGCGTCTGTTGGTGTTGGATGCACTGGAGCGCGTCGAGGTGGCACTGCGTGTGGACGTGTCTCATACGCTGGGGCAACTTGATCGGTTCGCCTACCTCAAGCCAGACTTATTCCATAGTGAGTTCAGCTCCGATCTGGACAAGGCGTCTGGGGTCACGCGACACCATGGCTGGCTTGGCAAGCATGCACAACTGATTGGCCGTTCCAAGGAAGAGTTTGTGCGGCACAGTCTAGCCAGATACGGCTTACCGTTGGCAATCTGGGTAGCCTGCGAAGTATGGGACTTCGGGACACTCTCGACGCTGTATAACGGGATGCGAGAGTCCGAGCAGGACGCCATTGCAGGCCGGTATGGAATAGGAAGTGGCCGTATATTCGCGACCTGGCTGCGTAGCCTGAACTATTTGCGGAATGTTTGTGCGCATCATAGCCGCCTATGGAACCGCAACATCGTGGATCAGCCCAAGCTGCCGGGGGCCACTGAGTTGCCATGGGTTGTCCCGTTTGAGACTGATGTGCACGCCCGGGCCCGATGCTTTCTCTTGTTGAAGATCACTCAGCACCTGCTGAGCGTGGTCAACCCTCGGTCTAGCTGGGCAGCGCGGATGAAAGCGCATTTGATGATGTTTCCTGACCTAAGCCACCTCGGCCTGAACCTCGGAGGCATGGGCGCACCGGTTGGCTGGGATGCTGATTGGTGA
- a CDS encoding intradiol ring-cleavage dioxygenase yields the protein MPQYFSEADSVDAVNARMGAEVSPRLRRVMASLVSHLHAFIKDVQLTQEEWEFAIEFLTRTGQICSEERQEFILLSDTLGVSMLVDAINNRRPSGATENTVLGPFHVAGAPRRAMGESISLDGKGEGCLFEGRVLDTQGRPIQGACLDVWSDNADGFYDVQQPEAQPRWNNRGVFETGADGRYSFLGIKPVSYPIPHDGPVGKMLVALGRHPYRPAHMHFIVTAPGFQTVVTHTFVGDDPYIASDAVFGVKDSLVAPFQKEGPMWRSSFDFVLMPLSP from the coding sequence ATGCCACAATACTTCTCGGAAGCCGATTCCGTCGATGCCGTGAACGCGCGGATGGGCGCGGAGGTTAGTCCTCGCTTGCGGCGGGTCATGGCGTCGTTGGTCAGTCACCTTCACGCGTTCATCAAGGATGTCCAGCTCACGCAGGAGGAATGGGAGTTCGCCATCGAGTTCCTGACGCGGACGGGGCAGATTTGCAGCGAGGAAAGGCAGGAGTTCATCCTGCTGAGCGATACGCTGGGCGTGTCGATGCTGGTGGATGCGATCAATAATCGTCGGCCGAGCGGCGCCACGGAGAATACGGTGCTGGGGCCTTTCCATGTCGCCGGGGCGCCGCGGCGGGCGATGGGCGAGTCGATCTCTCTCGATGGCAAAGGCGAGGGCTGTTTGTTCGAGGGGAGGGTGCTGGACACTCAAGGGCGTCCTATCCAAGGGGCCTGTCTCGACGTGTGGTCGGATAACGCGGACGGTTTCTACGATGTCCAGCAACCCGAAGCCCAGCCCAGGTGGAACAATCGCGGCGTTTTCGAGACTGGCGCGGACGGCAGGTACAGCTTCCTGGGCATCAAGCCGGTGTCCTATCCGATTCCGCACGACGGGCCCGTGGGCAAGATGCTGGTTGCGCTCGGCCGCCACCCGTATCGTCCGGCGCATATGCACTTCATCGTCACTGCGCCCGGGTTCCAGACCGTGGTGACGCATACCTTTGTCGGCGACGATCCCTATATCGCCTCCGACGCGGTGTTCGGCGTGAAGGACTCCCTGGTGGCGCCGTTCCAGAAAGAAGGCCCGATGTGGCGTTCGTCGTTCGACTTCGTGCTCATGCCGCTGAGCCCCTGA